The following are encoded in a window of Cygnus atratus isolate AKBS03 ecotype Queensland, Australia chromosome 8, CAtr_DNAZoo_HiC_assembly, whole genome shotgun sequence genomic DNA:
- the C8H1orf210 gene encoding type III endosome membrane protein TEMP: MAPAGLLGVCGLLCAWAAAVAGHPCSLDLQGWANCNGKNLLYAPSSLPRNITGLDLSFNSLVMPRHGTLLMYFPSLHSLNLSGNALLTLSPAVFSNLGALRLLDVSSCSITHLHTDTFKGLESLHTLLLRNNSLQELEVPFFLPLRGLLHLDLRSNELLSVDALTLQLMEAVPEVQLDGNPWVCDCAAHPLQQWLKHRQAMQVTCASPPELWGQDIAALDSQDLGCQKKQRFPRDVSPGQLTTATHNDTTTVPVGKGGRSWPYLVGFLVTAISISILVALVAKCKLCHKNFVSYHHRPLPETSSIGGNPLEEGLGWDRGSSGWGDGESHPIPSVTGLQAEDDDGFIEDNYIQPSEQMQEEEEEEEERESHLSI, from the exons ATGGCTCCTGCTGGCCTGCTCGGTGTCTGCGGCCTGCTCTGCGCCTGGGCAGCGGCGGTGGCGGGACACCCCTGCAGCCTTGACCTCCAG GGATGGGCCAACTGCAATGGGAAGAATCTTCTGTACGCTCCGAGCTCCCTTCCAAGAAATATCACTGGCTTGGACCTCTCCTTCAACAGCTTGGTTATGCCTCGTCACGGGACACTTTTAATGtatttcccttccctgcacTCCCTCAACCTCTCCGGCAATGCGCTGCTCACACTGAGCCCCGCTGTCTTCTCCAACCTGGGGGCACTACGGCTGCTGGACgtgagcagctgcagcatcacCCATCTCCACACAGACACTTTCAAGGGCTTGGAAAGCTTGCACACGCTGCTCCTAAGAAACAACAGTCTGCAAGAGCTGGAGGTCCCATTCTTCCTGCCGCTGAGAGGTCTTCTCCACCTGGACCTGCGGAGCAATGAGCTGCTGTCCGTGGATGCTTTGACGCTGCAGCTGATGGAGGCTGTCCCTGAGGTCCAGCTGGACGGGAACCCCTGGGTCTGTGACTGTGCTGCTCACCCCTTGCAGCAGTGGCTAAAGCACAGACAAG CCATGCAGGTCACCTGCGCATCACCCCCAgagctgtggggacaggacatcGCAGCTCTGGACTCCCAGGACCTGGGCTGCCAAAAAAAGCAGCGGTTTCCTCGGGATGTCAGCCCGGGGCAGCTGACCACAGCCACCCACAATGACA ccaccacGGTGCctgtggggaagggaggaaggagctggcCATACCTCGTGGGCTTCCTGGTGACAGCCATCAGCATCTCCATCCTGGTGGCGCTGGTCGCCAAGTGCAAGCTCTGCCACAAGAACTTTGTCAGCTACCACCACCGGCCGCTGCCTGAAACCAGCTCGATAGGAGGCAACCCCTTGGAGGAGGGcctgggctgggacaggggctCCTCAGGCTGGGGTGACGGCGAGAGCCACCCCATACCCAGTGTCACTGGCCTGCAAGCTGAGGATGACGACGGCTTCATCGAGGACAACTACATCCAGCCCAGCGAGCagatgcaggaggaggaggaggaggaggaggagagggagtcACACCTCTCCATCtga